The following are encoded in a window of Roseimaritima ulvae genomic DNA:
- a CDS encoding DUF1553 domain-containing protein, with amino-acid sequence MIRTLIITVLAVWSVVSATGKDLDFNRDIRPILSDKCYFCHGPDPNTREADLRLDLPDAALDVIESGELVDRIVSDDPDMVMPPPHSKIELTETQKQTLQSWVEQGGTYERHWAFELLPAAVDVPAVSDLDWCRQTLDRFVLARLEQEQLAPSSEAPPLRWLRRVTLDLTGLPPTAKQIADFESALAASGQQAYETTAESLLASSAFGEHMAIAWLDAARYADSYGYQSDKLNTQWPYRDWVVTALNKNLPYDQFLTWQLAGDLLDNPAREQRVATAFNRIHRLNNEGGAVFEEWRLENVADRVHTFGTAVLGVTMECCRCHDHKYDPIPMADYYSLSAFFNSIDESGVYDRTEKVPCPSLLLPTPEQQAALDAAKNKLAEAEQVYQRAVAAARERWRTWTPDTAAPLEIPDLRLALSFDRDFDNSLKGIYHPSQSDRAWAAMPPLVEVTDTSLARLEPSLAADVAADADVSLPPRRALSLDGERGVTTKDIPPFDRWLPMSVVLSLRETKRSPQRSLIAHHTRGTDCGYNGWDLTIEDGYLESRMARVWPGNAIGVRTVAPIPVNVWHQVTATYDGSSTAAGLKLYLNGEPLATTILQDQLKKRCNVLVDHGGEFVIGQRFRARGLAGGLIDDVRVYDRALTELELLTLANGEAKSKSGKPNFEYFVSAIDQASRDALQSLTAARKAVVMAEEVMNEIPVMEETPQARPTHILARGEYDAAKNDDTLVTRRTLSGLPLAFPENAPLNRLGLAQWVTDPRHPLTARVAVNRLWGNFFSSPLVRTPENFGSQGDLPTHPELLDWLSRDFIENGWDVKRLCKSIVLSATYRQDSAATPQQLQADPTNRLLARGPAYRLAAEQIRDLALAASGLLNPQIGGPPVSPYQPGKDLWKESNGMSPPYQQSVGKSLYRRSLYSVWKRTAPLPNMMAFDSTTREVCTVKRSRTNTPLQALVLLNDVQFIEAARVLAERSLDNDSAAPIETAFLKLTGRRPDELERSALQQLLSDERTYYSEHPDAAKKLLSLGETEASPTIDAVELAALTNVCQAILNLDATIWKR; translated from the coding sequence ATGATACGCACCTTAATCATCACAGTATTGGCGGTTTGGTCGGTTGTCTCCGCGACGGGCAAGGACCTTGATTTCAACCGTGATATTCGTCCGATCCTTTCGGACAAATGTTACTTTTGTCATGGGCCGGATCCCAACACCCGCGAAGCCGACTTGCGGTTGGACTTGCCGGACGCGGCTCTCGACGTGATCGAGTCGGGGGAGTTGGTGGATCGCATTGTCAGTGACGATCCCGACATGGTGATGCCGCCACCGCATTCCAAAATCGAGTTAACCGAGACGCAGAAGCAGACGTTACAGAGCTGGGTCGAACAGGGCGGAACGTATGAACGACATTGGGCGTTCGAATTATTGCCCGCTGCCGTCGACGTGCCGGCGGTGAGTGATTTGGATTGGTGCCGGCAGACGTTGGATCGTTTTGTGTTGGCAAGGCTGGAGCAAGAGCAACTTGCGCCCAGCAGTGAAGCGCCGCCGCTTCGTTGGTTACGGCGTGTGACGTTGGATTTGACGGGCTTGCCTCCGACGGCGAAACAAATTGCCGACTTTGAATCTGCCTTGGCCGCCAGCGGGCAACAGGCATACGAAACCACGGCCGAGTCCCTGTTGGCGTCGTCAGCGTTTGGTGAGCACATGGCCATTGCTTGGCTGGACGCGGCCCGCTACGCCGACTCGTACGGTTACCAATCCGACAAGCTGAACACGCAGTGGCCCTATCGCGATTGGGTGGTCACAGCCCTGAACAAGAATCTGCCATACGATCAGTTTCTGACGTGGCAGTTGGCTGGTGACCTGCTGGACAATCCCGCTCGCGAGCAACGGGTCGCGACGGCTTTTAATCGTATTCATCGACTAAACAACGAAGGCGGCGCGGTATTTGAAGAATGGCGTCTGGAGAATGTGGCCGATCGCGTCCACACGTTCGGTACGGCCGTGTTGGGTGTGACGATGGAATGCTGTCGATGCCACGATCACAAGTACGATCCGATTCCGATGGCGGATTATTATTCGTTGTCGGCATTCTTCAATTCGATTGACGAAAGTGGTGTCTACGATCGTACCGAAAAAGTTCCCTGTCCATCGCTGCTGCTGCCCACGCCCGAACAACAAGCAGCGTTGGACGCAGCAAAGAACAAGCTAGCCGAGGCGGAACAGGTTTATCAGCGAGCGGTGGCGGCGGCCCGAGAACGTTGGCGGACCTGGACGCCCGATACGGCGGCACCGTTGGAAATTCCCGATCTGCGTCTGGCGTTGTCCTTTGACCGCGACTTCGACAACTCGCTGAAGGGCATCTACCATCCGTCGCAATCGGACCGAGCTTGGGCCGCCATGCCTCCTTTGGTCGAGGTCACCGATACTTCACTCGCTCGGCTGGAGCCATCGCTGGCGGCGGATGTGGCGGCGGATGCGGACGTATCCCTCCCACCACGGCGGGCGCTGTCGCTCGATGGGGAGCGCGGTGTGACGACGAAAGACATCCCGCCATTTGACCGCTGGCTGCCGATGTCGGTGGTGCTGAGTCTACGAGAAACCAAGCGGTCGCCGCAGCGGAGTTTGATTGCCCACCACACGCGTGGTACCGATTGCGGCTACAACGGCTGGGATCTGACCATCGAAGACGGGTACCTCGAATCGCGAATGGCTCGCGTCTGGCCGGGAAATGCGATCGGCGTTCGCACGGTAGCTCCGATTCCCGTAAACGTCTGGCATCAAGTCACCGCCACCTACGACGGCTCCTCCACGGCCGCCGGATTGAAGCTGTATCTAAACGGCGAACCGCTGGCCACAACCATCCTCCAGGACCAGCTGAAGAAACGTTGCAACGTGTTGGTTGACCACGGTGGCGAGTTTGTGATTGGGCAGAGGTTCCGTGCTCGCGGGTTGGCGGGCGGTTTGATCGATGATGTCCGCGTCTACGACCGGGCGCTTACAGAGCTGGAACTACTGACGCTGGCTAACGGTGAGGCAAAATCAAAGAGTGGCAAACCGAATTTCGAGTACTTTGTTTCGGCGATTGACCAAGCTTCACGCGACGCATTGCAGTCGCTGACCGCGGCACGGAAGGCAGTGGTCATGGCCGAAGAAGTGATGAACGAAATTCCGGTTATGGAAGAGACCCCGCAGGCACGGCCCACTCATATTCTGGCCCGTGGCGAGTATGACGCTGCCAAAAACGACGACACCTTGGTCACACGCCGGACGCTCTCGGGGCTGCCCTTAGCGTTTCCCGAAAACGCACCGCTAAATCGTCTGGGGTTGGCTCAGTGGGTGACCGATCCCCGCCATCCGCTAACGGCACGTGTGGCGGTGAACCGACTCTGGGGCAATTTCTTTTCCTCTCCGCTGGTGCGGACACCCGAGAACTTTGGCTCCCAGGGCGATTTGCCCACTCATCCGGAACTGCTCGATTGGCTGTCGCGTGACTTCATCGAAAACGGTTGGGACGTTAAACGCCTTTGCAAAAGCATTGTGCTGTCGGCGACTTACCGACAGGATTCCGCGGCCACGCCTCAACAATTGCAGGCGGATCCCACCAATCGCTTGCTCGCACGTGGGCCGGCGTACCGCTTGGCGGCCGAACAGATTCGAGACTTGGCTTTGGCGGCGTCGGGGTTGCTGAATCCGCAGATCGGCGGACCACCGGTTTCCCCGTATCAACCTGGTAAAGATCTGTGGAAAGAGTCCAACGGGATGTCGCCACCGTACCAGCAGTCGGTCGGTAAATCGCTCTATCGCCGTTCGCTGTACTCCGTTTGGAAACGCACCGCGCCGCTGCCCAACATGATGGCCTTCGACTCCACGACGCGAGAAGTCTGCACCGTGAAACGTTCCCGCACCAATACTCCGCTGCAAGCCTTGGTGTTGCTGAACGATGTACAGTTTATCGAAGCGGCTCGGGTGCTGGCCGAGCGATCGCTCGACAACGATTCCGCTGCACCCATCGAGACCGCTTTTCTGAAGCTGACCGGGCGGCGACCGGATGAGTTGGAACGATCGGCGCTACAGCAGTTGTTATCCGACGAGCGAACCTATTACAGCGAACATCCGGATGCTGCCAAGAAACTGTTGTCGTTGGGCGAAACGGAAGCTTCACCCACGATCGACGCCGTTGAACTCGCTGCCCTGACAAACGTGTGTCAAGCGATTCTGAACCTTGATGCCACTATTTGGAAACGATAA
- a CDS encoding DUF1501 domain-containing protein: MSFDPLAINRRHFFKNSCTGVGVAALANLLADNHAGAATAPSGTAVRTHLPPKAKRIIYLFQSGGPAQQDLFDYKPLLNEMNGKELPAEVRGVQRLTGMSVNQSSLPIAGSHFKFSQHGESGAWLSDLLPHHREIVDDVCFIKSMHTEAINHDPAITMFQTGSQIAGRPSLGSWLSYGLGSENADLPAFIVLVSAGQGGQPLYARLWGNGFLDSKYQGVQFRSGHDPVLYLTDPEGIPAVRRRAQLDVIKTLNQHQFDKELDPEIESRISQYEMAFRMQTSVPDATDFSDEPESTFELYGQDAKQPGTFAANCLLARRLAQRDVRFIQLYHQGWDQHSNLPKQITAQAKETDQASAALVKDLKRLGLLDDTLVIWGGEFGRTSYTQGVLTNDNYGRDHHPRCFTSWMAGGGIKPGISYGTTDEFGYNVVENGVHVHDFNATILHLMGIDHERLTYKYQGRRFRLTDVHGEVLENIIR; this comes from the coding sequence ATGTCATTCGATCCACTGGCTATCAATCGCCGGCACTTTTTCAAGAACAGCTGTACCGGCGTGGGCGTTGCGGCGCTGGCCAATCTGCTTGCCGACAATCACGCCGGCGCCGCTACGGCACCGAGCGGCACCGCTGTACGCACTCATCTTCCGCCCAAAGCCAAACGGATTATTTATCTGTTCCAATCCGGCGGTCCGGCTCAGCAGGATTTGTTTGACTACAAACCACTGCTGAATGAAATGAATGGCAAGGAATTGCCCGCGGAAGTTCGCGGCGTGCAACGCCTGACGGGGATGTCGGTAAATCAATCCTCGCTGCCGATCGCCGGTTCACATTTTAAGTTCTCGCAGCATGGCGAGTCCGGAGCTTGGCTGAGCGATTTGCTGCCTCATCACCGGGAGATTGTCGATGACGTATGTTTCATCAAGTCGATGCATACCGAAGCGATTAATCATGACCCGGCGATAACGATGTTCCAAACCGGTTCGCAGATCGCTGGGCGACCGTCGCTCGGATCGTGGCTGTCATACGGTTTAGGCAGCGAAAACGCCGACCTGCCAGCGTTCATTGTATTAGTGTCGGCCGGTCAAGGTGGGCAACCGCTGTACGCGCGGCTATGGGGCAACGGCTTCCTGGATTCCAAATATCAAGGCGTTCAATTTCGCAGTGGGCACGACCCGGTGCTCTACTTGACCGACCCCGAAGGCATCCCCGCGGTGCGGCGACGGGCGCAATTGGACGTCATCAAGACGTTGAATCAGCATCAATTCGACAAGGAGTTGGATCCGGAGATCGAATCGCGGATTTCTCAATATGAAATGGCGTTCCGGATGCAAACCAGCGTCCCCGATGCCACCGATTTTTCTGACGAACCGGAGTCGACGTTCGAGCTTTACGGTCAGGATGCCAAACAGCCCGGCACGTTTGCGGCCAACTGTTTGTTGGCCCGCCGGTTGGCTCAACGAGACGTTCGTTTCATTCAGTTGTATCACCAGGGTTGGGATCAACACTCGAATTTGCCTAAACAGATCACAGCACAAGCCAAAGAAACCGACCAAGCTTCCGCGGCGTTGGTGAAGGATCTAAAACGTCTTGGCCTGCTGGACGATACGCTGGTGATTTGGGGCGGTGAATTCGGACGCACCTCGTACACCCAAGGGGTGTTAACCAACGATAACTACGGTCGCGACCACCATCCGCGATGTTTCACCTCCTGGATGGCCGGCGGTGGTATCAAGCCAGGCATCAGCTACGGAACGACCGACGAATTCGGCTACAATGTGGTCGAAAATGGCGTCCACGTCCACGACTTCAATGCCACGATTCTGCACCTGATGGGAATCGATCACGAGCGACTGACGTACAAATACCAAGGGCGTCGCTTCCGGTTGACCGACGTCCATGGTGAAGTGCTAGAAAATATCATCCGCTGA
- a CDS encoding AraC family transcriptional regulator, protein MENTRIRDDFFARLGPSDQVFALFDHLPGLSFFVKDRRGRFMALNRRGCEYCGVASEADAIGKTDHDFFPKTRAEEYRADDRAVMESGEAIVNRVESAPEDAGSPRLVMTSKVPLRDLRRRVIGVAGFSRQIERIQTPAGSVDAFANVMEHLHSHFADGHSTEQLAEMAGLSVSHFERRFRHAFGASPRQYLVRVRVEHAAKLLRETDQTVSEIAHACGFYDHAHFSRSFRRIMNQSPSQYRKQ, encoded by the coding sequence ATGGAAAATACCAGGATCCGAGACGATTTTTTTGCTCGGCTGGGTCCCAGCGACCAAGTGTTTGCATTGTTTGACCATCTGCCGGGGCTATCGTTTTTTGTCAAAGATCGTCGCGGCCGCTTCATGGCCCTTAATCGTCGGGGGTGCGAGTATTGCGGGGTGGCGTCAGAGGCAGACGCGATTGGCAAGACGGATCACGATTTCTTTCCCAAAACCCGAGCCGAGGAGTATCGCGCGGACGATCGGGCGGTGATGGAGTCAGGCGAAGCGATCGTCAACCGCGTGGAAAGTGCCCCTGAAGACGCTGGCTCGCCCCGTTTGGTGATGACCAGCAAGGTTCCGCTTCGCGATCTTCGCCGGCGGGTGATCGGAGTGGCGGGCTTCTCTCGTCAGATCGAACGCATTCAGACTCCCGCCGGAAGCGTGGACGCGTTCGCCAACGTCATGGAACATCTGCACAGCCACTTTGCCGATGGCCATTCCACCGAACAGTTGGCGGAGATGGCAGGCTTGTCGGTGAGTCATTTCGAGCGACGTTTCCGGCACGCCTTCGGGGCTTCACCGCGTCAGTATTTGGTCCGCGTGCGAGTCGAGCATGCCGCCAAGTTGTTGCGAGAAACGGATCAGACCGTATCGGAAATCGCGCACGCCTGCGGGTTCTACGACCACGCGCATTTCAGCCGCAGCTTTCGACGCATCATGAATCAGTCGCCCTCGCAATATCGCAAGCAATAA
- a CDS encoding PSD1 and planctomycete cytochrome C domain-containing protein, producing the protein MPRLLTAVFWISCVVAALPAAADGLTPREQFFENHVRPLLIDRCQECHAAEIQESDLRLDSRELILKGGLSGPAAKPRDTDASLILKAIRGEDGMELMPPDDPLEEAEIAVLERWVKIGLPWPGDERPAAALGDQTAITAAAAQHWSFQPIRPPAIPETSDPDWALTPIDAFILQGLDDAGLQPAPPADRRTLIRRATFDVTGLPPTAADVAAFVNDPADDTLAFEKVITRLLNSPQFGERWARYWLDLARYADTRDWQAQAELRYPYAYTYRDYVIRSLNEDKPYDRFVQEQLAADYYADSPDAPELAALGFLTVGPRFRNNGLEQAADKIDVVTRGLMGLTVSCARCHDHKYDPVPTEDYYSLYGVFASCEIPERLPVIDAQQPSPAEVRDFETQLASKQQAWEQYGKDLRRTAINDLRQSVEQYMAGYYDMTVTRKIQIRGILTKHKVKEFAMTPFAADLDRRVRSGKLQDDAVLGPLMQGLALKEPAYQKRAPAFHKQWAASQSLNPIVQQKLAAEKPNTRQALVTAYGTLFRDVLQQWAAARANDAEATKLADADREAIRVALLGSGGLFDLDVDAVVTAARLLGKARRTQGDLQKAITEVEATHPGAPPRAMVLVDVDKPITPAVLLRGERNRRGKRVPRQFLSILQGDDRQPFSEGSGRRELAEAITAADNPLTSRLVVNRIWSRYFGQGLATSLDDFGLRSDPPSHPELLDHLASQLMAQGWSLKSLHRSILLSNTYQQSCAANDAAEQIDPSNRWLWRQNRRRLDFESMRDALLAVSGNLDTTVGGRSVHLSDIPYPNRRSLYAYIDRVELDPMLRTFDFASSFASTASRSETTIPQQALFAMNHPFVADCAKRISEAVGSSGGGEDRKADIEALFQRIFVRPPTPSEQRLAEAFLASSQPAAEQGSGTWQYGYGPAERTADDRLFSPLRFWTGKLYQAGPEFPDPQLGHLRATSVGGHPGRTDQQAIIMRWVAPADGTIRITGQIEHARDAGDGIQARLVLPDGSQAGSWQLLDDAAELAAEQVTVRKGQFVEVVVDCRGRATSDAFRWRLVLEGTAGAIKGQQWDSRSDFSAPPPPPLEPFAQLAQALLLTNEFLYLD; encoded by the coding sequence ATGCCTCGCTTGTTGACTGCTGTATTTTGGATCAGCTGTGTCGTGGCTGCCCTGCCGGCGGCTGCGGATGGGCTGACCCCCCGCGAACAGTTTTTTGAAAACCACGTGCGGCCGCTGCTGATCGACCGTTGTCAGGAGTGTCACGCGGCGGAAATTCAGGAATCGGATCTGCGGCTCGATTCACGCGAGTTGATTCTCAAGGGGGGGCTGAGTGGCCCCGCTGCCAAGCCGCGGGACACCGACGCTTCGCTGATTTTGAAGGCCATTCGCGGGGAGGACGGCATGGAGCTGATGCCGCCGGACGATCCGCTGGAAGAAGCCGAAATCGCCGTGCTCGAGCGGTGGGTCAAGATCGGCTTGCCCTGGCCGGGAGACGAGCGACCGGCTGCCGCTCTGGGCGATCAAACCGCGATCACGGCCGCCGCCGCGCAGCACTGGTCGTTTCAGCCGATTCGCCCGCCCGCGATTCCCGAAACGTCGGACCCCGACTGGGCTCTCACGCCCATCGATGCCTTCATCCTGCAGGGCTTAGACGATGCCGGCTTGCAACCCGCCCCGCCGGCCGATCGTCGCACGCTGATTCGCCGCGCCACGTTTGATGTTACCGGTCTGCCACCCACGGCCGCCGATGTCGCTGCATTCGTAAACGATCCCGCGGACGATACGTTGGCGTTTGAGAAGGTCATCACTCGGTTGTTGAATTCACCGCAGTTCGGCGAACGCTGGGCACGGTACTGGTTGGATCTGGCACGTTATGCCGACACCCGCGACTGGCAGGCTCAAGCGGAGCTGCGTTACCCCTATGCGTATACTTACCGCGACTATGTGATTCGTTCCTTGAACGAAGACAAACCTTACGATCGATTCGTTCAAGAACAGTTGGCCGCCGACTATTACGCCGATTCTCCAGATGCACCGGAGTTGGCGGCGTTGGGTTTCCTGACCGTGGGGCCGCGGTTTCGCAACAATGGACTGGAACAAGCGGCTGACAAGATCGATGTGGTGACTCGCGGCCTGATGGGGCTGACCGTCTCCTGTGCGCGATGCCACGACCATAAATACGATCCCGTGCCAACCGAAGACTACTATTCGCTGTACGGTGTGTTCGCTTCCTGCGAAATCCCGGAACGTCTGCCCGTCATCGATGCACAGCAACCATCGCCCGCGGAAGTCCGGGATTTTGAAACGCAACTGGCCAGCAAGCAACAGGCCTGGGAACAGTACGGCAAGGATCTGCGTCGCACTGCGATCAACGACTTGCGGCAGTCCGTCGAACAATACATGGCCGGCTACTATGACATGACGGTCACTCGCAAAATTCAAATTCGCGGTATTCTCACGAAGCACAAGGTCAAAGAGTTTGCGATGACGCCCTTTGCGGCGGATCTAGACCGCCGCGTCCGCTCGGGCAAACTGCAGGACGACGCTGTGTTGGGGCCCTTGATGCAGGGGCTGGCACTAAAAGAACCGGCCTATCAAAAACGCGCCCCGGCGTTTCACAAACAATGGGCCGCCAGCCAGTCTTTAAACCCGATCGTGCAGCAAAAGTTGGCCGCCGAGAAACCCAACACCCGGCAAGCCTTGGTGACGGCCTATGGGACGTTGTTCCGCGACGTGCTTCAGCAGTGGGCCGCCGCGCGAGCGAACGATGCGGAGGCGACCAAACTGGCGGATGCGGACCGCGAAGCGATCCGTGTGGCGCTGTTGGGCTCAGGTGGTCTGTTTGATCTGGACGTGGACGCGGTTGTGACCGCCGCCCGACTGCTCGGTAAGGCTCGACGCACTCAGGGCGATTTGCAGAAAGCCATCACGGAAGTCGAAGCGACTCATCCCGGAGCTCCGCCGCGAGCGATGGTTTTGGTCGATGTCGACAAACCGATCACACCCGCCGTGCTGCTGCGGGGCGAACGCAATCGACGCGGCAAACGGGTGCCGCGACAATTCCTGTCGATTCTGCAAGGCGATGACCGGCAGCCGTTTTCCGAAGGCAGCGGACGGCGTGAACTGGCCGAAGCGATCACGGCGGCGGACAATCCGCTGACTTCGCGGTTGGTCGTCAACCGGATTTGGTCGCGGTACTTTGGCCAAGGTCTGGCGACCAGTTTGGATGACTTTGGTTTGCGAAGCGATCCGCCGAGCCATCCCGAATTGCTGGACCACCTGGCGTCGCAGCTGATGGCGCAAGGGTGGTCGCTGAAGTCGTTGCATCGATCGATTCTGCTGAGCAATACGTATCAGCAGTCCTGTGCCGCGAACGACGCCGCAGAGCAGATCGATCCTTCCAATCGATGGCTGTGGCGACAGAATCGTCGGCGACTGGATTTCGAGTCGATGCGGGATGCGTTGCTGGCCGTCAGCGGAAACTTGGACACTACCGTGGGCGGTCGTTCGGTGCATTTGTCGGACATTCCGTACCCCAATCGTCGCTCGCTGTACGCGTACATCGATCGCGTGGAGCTGGACCCGATGTTGCGGACTTTCGATTTTGCTTCGTCTTTCGCCTCCACAGCGTCGCGTTCGGAGACCACGATTCCGCAACAGGCCTTGTTTGCGATGAATCATCCCTTTGTCGCCGACTGTGCCAAACGGATCAGTGAAGCGGTTGGTTCGAGCGGCGGGGGAGAAGACCGCAAGGCGGATATCGAGGCGCTGTTTCAACGTATCTTCGTCCGCCCGCCGACGCCCAGCGAACAGCGGTTGGCCGAAGCTTTTCTTGCTAGTTCTCAGCCAGCGGCAGAGCAGGGCAGTGGCACCTGGCAGTACGGCTACGGGCCTGCCGAACGGACTGCCGATGATCGGCTCTTTTCGCCATTGCGGTTTTGGACCGGAAAACTTTATCAGGCCGGCCCCGAATTTCCCGATCCACAACTTGGACATCTTCGCGCGACGTCGGTGGGCGGGCACCCGGGCCGGACGGACCAGCAGGCAATCATCATGCGTTGGGTGGCGCCGGCCGACGGCACCATCCGCATCACTGGACAAATCGAGCACGCCCGCGATGCGGGGGATGGCATTCAGGCTCGACTGGTCTTGCCCGATGGCAGCCAGGCGGGCAGCTGGCAGTTACTTGACGATGCAGCGGAGCTGGCTGCGGAGCAGGTGACCGTTCGCAAAGGACAATTTGTGGAAGTGGTTGTGGACTGCCGTGGGCGAGCGACCAGCGATGCGTTTCGCTGGCGGTTGGTCCTGGAAGGGACGGCCGGGGCGATCAAGGGACAGCAGTGGGACAGCCGCAGCGACTTTTCCGCACCGCCGCCACCGCCCTTGGAACCATTCGCCCAGTTGGCGCAGGCTCTGTTGCTGACCAATGAATTTCTCTACTTGGATTGA
- a CDS encoding leucine-rich repeat domain-containing protein — translation MHWHIRSQSKLTATPAVHLSMAVCLLVVAEGCQREATVASPQTDVTEHYPGAHHPAKTSATVFFTQQADGFVAFPFLSSQNVDEFIAEVNARDVRKLTLKPHPQLRRPGRLSVAEQLALLPKIIRGCPNIESLRLHEWTLRISALAIAAQSENLQELAVLSCTVINEPVDAAAPGSSNLRTLTLTSCLGGREAKSNTDEPYIAWTNTIDQSWAQLLAWTPKLEELRIRAHFREQGTIVGTDWPLGELSNLRTVHLGDYVQDALVTKLLTETPNLESLSLSSEQLTGADWMPNKLSAIRDLELYGCKGISPEKMEAVLPSAPLLKSFSLSIWRDSLTARFDFSKSKNLQKLFIAAPGNKSHLSFRGLSAATELESLTLRGMSAEALSSVKLSQFEKLRTLHLVSYGATQNVLADLPASLESIRLASFAKTKSEPATAGASFAHLTQLTSFTFDGGSLEAELIESLPSSVTALALHHCDMPNSSVAALLSRLERLETLSLTWLHGGRGYADDPGAVTGEGWDFACGDQLRTLDLSKCFFLEDELIQRISEQLTGLESLKLAEQRFLTGRNWQLNRLPKLKELDLRELPKLTDNTLQQLPTSLKSLRVEDCDQLTGDAWQLDAFGKMTELRIAKCDSLRSLGGKLPASLERLNARYCPHLLCSELDYSSFAQLQQFSLTDCYEFDVKRLFVELPQHADSLRTLTLTGCESLQDADWDMSALNDTLQIVIYDEADPAYRGGLNKDLGEQLQQQLPDSVIVL, via the coding sequence ATGCATTGGCATATCCGAAGCCAAAGCAAGTTAACCGCCACGCCTGCCGTTCACCTGAGCATGGCTGTCTGCCTGCTGGTTGTCGCCGAGGGTTGCCAGCGCGAGGCAACTGTGGCCAGCCCGCAAACGGACGTCACCGAACACTATCCCGGCGCCCATCATCCGGCCAAGACTTCTGCGACGGTTTTCTTCACCCAGCAAGCCGATGGTTTCGTTGCATTCCCATTCCTTTCGTCCCAAAACGTGGACGAGTTTATCGCGGAAGTCAACGCACGCGACGTTCGCAAACTGACACTCAAACCCCATCCACAGTTGCGTCGCCCCGGGCGATTGTCGGTCGCGGAACAACTGGCCCTGCTTCCGAAAATCATCCGTGGCTGCCCAAACATCGAATCACTTCGGCTACATGAATGGACTCTCCGAATCAGTGCCCTCGCCATCGCGGCCCAATCCGAAAACCTGCAAGAACTGGCGGTGCTGTCCTGCACCGTCATCAACGAACCCGTCGACGCCGCGGCGCCGGGCTCGTCCAACTTGCGTACGCTGACGCTGACCAGTTGTCTCGGCGGCCGCGAGGCCAAATCCAACACCGACGAACCTTATATCGCTTGGACCAATACGATAGACCAGTCCTGGGCGCAACTGCTTGCCTGGACGCCCAAGCTCGAAGAGCTGCGTATCCGGGCGCACTTCCGAGAACAAGGCACCATCGTCGGAACCGACTGGCCGCTTGGCGAACTTTCAAACCTGCGAACCGTGCATCTTGGAGACTACGTCCAAGACGCACTCGTTACGAAACTGTTAACCGAGACGCCTAATCTGGAATCACTTAGCCTGTCGAGTGAACAACTTACCGGCGCGGACTGGATGCCGAACAAGCTCTCGGCGATTCGCGACCTGGAACTGTATGGCTGCAAGGGCATCTCGCCGGAAAAAATGGAGGCCGTCCTCCCCTCCGCTCCTCTGCTTAAATCATTCAGCCTAAGCATCTGGCGCGACTCGTTGACGGCCCGTTTTGACTTTTCGAAATCCAAAAACCTTCAGAAACTATTCATCGCGGCCCCTGGCAACAAATCACACCTGAGTTTTCGAGGACTATCGGCGGCAACGGAACTGGAGTCGTTGACGCTTCGAGGCATGTCAGCAGAAGCGTTGTCGAGCGTGAAGCTGTCGCAATTTGAAAAGCTGCGGACACTCCACCTCGTTAGTTACGGCGCAACGCAAAACGTACTTGCCGACCTGCCAGCATCCTTGGAATCGATCCGCTTGGCGAGCTTTGCAAAAACGAAGTCGGAGCCCGCAACCGCGGGCGCAAGCTTTGCTCACCTCACTCAGCTAACGTCCTTTACATTCGATGGCGGCTCGTTGGAAGCGGAACTGATTGAATCGTTGCCAAGCAGCGTCACCGCTCTGGCACTGCATCATTGCGACATGCCCAACAGCAGCGTTGCGGCGCTATTGTCGCGACTCGAGCGTCTGGAAACGCTCAGCCTAACGTGGCTGCACGGAGGACGAGGATACGCCGACGATCCGGGAGCGGTCACGGGAGAGGGCTGGGACTTTGCCTGCGGGGACCAACTGCGGACGCTGGACCTGAGCAAGTGTTTTTTCCTGGAAGACGAATTGATTCAGCGGATATCCGAGCAGCTAACGGGTTTGGAATCTTTAAAGCTGGCTGAGCAACGTTTTTTGACGGGCCGCAACTGGCAGCTTAACCGTTTACCCAAGCTGAAAGAATTGGACCTGCGCGAGCTACCCAAACTGACAGACAACACGCTCCAACAACTGCCGACGTCGCTGAAATCGTTGCGGGTCGAGGACTGTGATCAATTGACCGGAGACGCATGGCAGTTGGACGCGTTTGGCAAGATGACCGAGTTACGAATCGCCAAGTGTGATTCGCTGCGATCACTGGGCGGCAAGCTGCCGGCATCGCTGGAAAGGTTGAACGCCCGCTATTGTCCGCACCTGCTGTGCTCCGAGCTCGACTATTCCTCGTTCGCTCAACTGCAACAATTTTCGCTGACCGACTGTTACGAGTTCGATGTCAAACGCTTGTTCGTGGAGTTACCCCAACACGCCGATTCCCTTCGAACGCTGACATTGACGGGCTGTGAGTCGCTGCAGGACGCGGACTGGGACATGTCCGCGCTGAATGACACACTACAGATCGTGATCTACGACGAAGCGGACCCGGCCTACCGAGGCGGACTGAACAAAGACCTGGGCGAGCAACTGCAGCAACAATTACCGGACAGTGTGATCGTGTTGTAG